From the Octadecabacter antarcticus 307 genome, one window contains:
- a CDS encoding DUF2798 domain-containing protein encodes MFVKPATFGMLTGLMLGLVMSFSISFVLLFFNLGPVPDFLAIWLKGAMTGFAISIPIALVAQPLIVRLLNRYLKVQS; translated from the coding sequence ATGTTCGTCAAACCCGCAACCTTTGGAATGCTCACCGGCCTTATGCTGGGACTAGTGATGTCATTCTCAATTTCATTCGTCTTGCTCTTTTTCAATCTTGGCCCCGTGCCCGATTTTCTAGCGATCTGGCTAAAGGGCGCAATGACGGGCTTCGCGATTTCGATCCCCATTGCTCTTGTCGCCCAGCCCTTGATCGTGCGGCTCCTTAATCGTTATCTTAAGGTGCAATCATGA
- a CDS encoding MarR family winged helix-turn-helix transcriptional regulator codes for MNEETEVLRVRPFESERQKAMFNLAYSYQMILGLTMQVLKKYELNDQHYNILKILQEADPAQLLIGEVKKQLMDKRGDLSRLIDKLVRRNLVLRETNVENRREVLVAIGREGVTLIVDIDRQLREERDTKIGLSEPEAKQLNTLLDKLRG; via the coding sequence ATGAATGAAGAAACTGAAGTACTAAGAGTTCGCCCGTTCGAAAGTGAGCGCCAGAAAGCGATGTTCAACCTTGCTTACAGTTACCAAATGATTCTTGGGCTAACTATGCAGGTGCTCAAGAAATATGAACTCAACGATCAGCATTATAATATTCTGAAGATCCTTCAGGAGGCAGATCCTGCCCAACTTCTGATTGGGGAGGTAAAAAAACAACTGATGGACAAGCGGGGCGACCTGAGCCGTCTCATTGACAAGCTGGTGAGAAGAAACCTGGTTTTGCGTGAAACCAACGTAGAAAACCGGCGAGAAGTCCTCGTTGCCATTGGCAGGGAAGGGGTCACGTTGATTGTCGATATCGACCGGCAGCTTCGCGAGGAGAGAGACACGAAGATCGGGTTGTCGGAACCGGAGGCGAAGCAGCTCAATACCCTTCTAGATAAGCTAAGAGGTTGA
- a CDS encoding NAD(P)H-binding protein → MSGIQGSKALTVVVGAAGTVGRETMSALASNGPVRGVVRRPSIDTHVPSATYVMVDHESTDDMARAMMDAQSLVIVMGTSPQLVAIEKVAIDAALRVGVSRIVKISAPIVPNVEVSRWHQESEDYLSKTGCDYTIIRPTAFMQNWLRNAKPIKFTGRIFGSSGFGARNYVDVRDVATIAAQAAQQSKSKKQLEHILDVAGPEALSHQEVANRLSSVLGKKISFVDMPPEEYRKTLNKKARLAPWLIDHLVELDTLAKAHPEKGSGSIKRLTGRSPRIFDEFIYEHRSSFERPTFWSI, encoded by the coding sequence ATGAGTGGGATCCAAGGCTCAAAAGCGTTGACCGTCGTTGTTGGCGCGGCTGGAACTGTCGGGCGCGAGACGATGAGTGCTTTGGCATCAAATGGCCCGGTTCGCGGCGTTGTACGACGCCCATCAATCGACACACATGTTCCGTCTGCCACCTACGTTATGGTCGATCATGAAAGCACCGACGACATGGCGAGGGCCATGATGGACGCCCAAAGCCTTGTCATCGTAATGGGCACAAGCCCCCAGTTGGTTGCAATTGAGAAAGTAGCGATCGACGCTGCACTTAGGGTGGGTGTGTCACGGATTGTGAAGATATCCGCACCCATTGTGCCGAATGTGGAAGTATCTCGGTGGCACCAAGAGAGTGAAGATTACCTTTCCAAAACAGGGTGTGACTATACGATCATTCGCCCCACAGCGTTTATGCAGAACTGGCTTCGAAACGCTAAACCAATCAAATTCACAGGGCGCATTTTCGGATCATCTGGCTTCGGCGCTCGCAACTACGTCGATGTACGTGACGTTGCCACCATCGCGGCGCAAGCGGCACAGCAATCCAAATCAAAGAAACAACTGGAGCACATTTTAGACGTGGCAGGGCCAGAGGCGCTTAGTCACCAAGAGGTTGCCAATCGTTTGTCATCCGTACTTGGGAAGAAAATCTCATTCGTTGATATGCCGCCTGAGGAGTACCGAAAGACCTTAAACAAGAAAGCGCGCCTTGCCCCTTGGCTGATTGATCATCTTGTCGAATTAGACACATTGGCTAAGGCACATCCAGAAAAGGGCAGCGGCAGTATCAAAAGGCTGACCGGAAGGTCGCCGCGAATCTTTGATGAGTTCATATACGAGCATCGCTCTTCATTTGAGCGACCAACCTTCTGGTCGATTTAG